From a region of the Mytilus galloprovincialis chromosome 3, xbMytGall1.hap1.1, whole genome shotgun sequence genome:
- the LOC143068945 gene encoding dehydrogenase/reductase SDR family member 7-like isoform X1 — MFDLLVVFGVALLFIQIIRILLSDCDLHLQWYCKFGETPASLKGKVVWITGASSGIGEALAYKLSSVGCKLILSARREDRLKQVKDHCLKQNPGIGTGDIFILPLDLLDFGSHANAVEVVLKYFKKIDVLVNNAGRSQRALWEKTSLEVDKAMLNVNVLGLLSLTKCILPQMIKQNYGRIVITSSLAGKLGAPGLGSYSGSKHALHGWFEALRIEGYNYNIDVTMVCPGPVFSEALLHAFTESGENTLGVEMKPTEKRMTAERCAYLMSVAMANDLDEVWLSGNPELFFLYLYQYFPTITRRLGRRIGAKRVKKLQSGMTNLH, encoded by the exons ATGTTTGACTTGTTAGTTGTTTTTGGAGTGGCATtattatttatacaaataataaGAATATTATTAAGCGACTGTGATCTTCATTTACAATGGTACTGCAAGTTCGGAGAGACACCAG cCTCACTGAAAGGCAAAGTGGTATGGATAACGGGTGCTTCCAGTGGCATTGGAGAAGCTCTGGCATACAAATTATCATCAGTTGGATGCAAACTTATATTATCAGCAAGAAGAGAAGATAGATTGAAACAAGTCAAAGATCACTGTCTAAAAC AAAATCCAGGAATTGGGACCGGAGACATCTTTATTTTACCACTTGATCTTTTGGATTTTGGAAGTCATGCAAATGCAGTTGAAGTTgtacttaaatatttcaaaaag atAGACGTGCTTGTAAATAATGCTGGTCGATCACAGAGAGCATTATGGGAGAAAACAAGTCTTGAAGTTGATAAAGCAATGTTAAATGTAAATGTTCTCGGTCTTCTGTCACTAACAAAATGTATCTTACCACAAATGATTAAACAAAACTATGGAAGGATTGTTATTACAAGTAGTTTGGCAGGAAAGTTAG GAGCACCAGGACTAGGTTCTTATAGTGGATCAAAACATGCCTTACAT GGTTGGTTTGAAGCATTGCGTATAGAAGGATACAACTATAATATTGATGTAACAATGGTTTGTCCAGGTCCAGTGTTCTCAGAAGCATTGCTACATGCGTTTACTGAAAGTGGCGAAAAT ACATTAGGAGTGGAAATGAAACCTACAGAGAAAAGAATGACTGCCGAACGATGCGCTTATCTTATGTCTGTTGCAATGGCAAATGATTTAGATGAAGTTTGGTTATCAGGAAACCCAGAACtgttctttttatatctataccAATATTTTCCTACTATAACAAGAAG attAGGAAGACGTATAGGTGCCAAACGTGTCAAGAAGCTTCAATCTGGAATGACAAATTTACACTAA
- the LOC143068945 gene encoding dehydrogenase/reductase SDR family member 7-like isoform X2, with amino-acid sequence MFDLLVVFGVALLFIQIIRILLSDCDLHLQWYCKFGETPASLKGKVVWITGASSGIGEALAYKLSSVGCKLILSARREDRLKQVKDHCLKQNPGIGTGDIFILPLDLLDFGSHANAVEVVLKYFKKIDVLVNNAGRSQRALWEKTSLEVDKAMLNVNVLGLLSLTKCILPQMIKQNYGRIVITSSLAGKLGAPGLGSYSGSKHALHGWFEALRIEGYNYNIDVTMVCPGPVFSEALLHAFTESGENIRKTYRCQTCQEASIWNDKFTLRYHGNSRNTFCIWFVSSYL; translated from the exons ATGTTTGACTTGTTAGTTGTTTTTGGAGTGGCATtattatttatacaaataataaGAATATTATTAAGCGACTGTGATCTTCATTTACAATGGTACTGCAAGTTCGGAGAGACACCAG cCTCACTGAAAGGCAAAGTGGTATGGATAACGGGTGCTTCCAGTGGCATTGGAGAAGCTCTGGCATACAAATTATCATCAGTTGGATGCAAACTTATATTATCAGCAAGAAGAGAAGATAGATTGAAACAAGTCAAAGATCACTGTCTAAAAC AAAATCCAGGAATTGGGACCGGAGACATCTTTATTTTACCACTTGATCTTTTGGATTTTGGAAGTCATGCAAATGCAGTTGAAGTTgtacttaaatatttcaaaaag atAGACGTGCTTGTAAATAATGCTGGTCGATCACAGAGAGCATTATGGGAGAAAACAAGTCTTGAAGTTGATAAAGCAATGTTAAATGTAAATGTTCTCGGTCTTCTGTCACTAACAAAATGTATCTTACCACAAATGATTAAACAAAACTATGGAAGGATTGTTATTACAAGTAGTTTGGCAGGAAAGTTAG GAGCACCAGGACTAGGTTCTTATAGTGGATCAAAACATGCCTTACAT GGTTGGTTTGAAGCATTGCGTATAGAAGGATACAACTATAATATTGATGTAACAATGGTTTGTCCAGGTCCAGTGTTCTCAGAAGCATTGCTACATGCGTTTACTGAAAGTGGCGAAAAT attAGGAAGACGTATAGGTGCCAAACGTGTCAAGAAGCTTCAATCTGGAATGACAAATTTACACTAAGATATCATGGGAATAgcagaaatacattttgtatatggtTTGTTTCATCGTATCTTTGA
- the LOC143068945 gene encoding dehydrogenase/reductase SDR family member 7-like isoform X3, producing MFDLLVVFGVALLFIQIIRILLSDCDLHLQWYCKFGETPASLKGKVVWITGASSGIGEALAYKLSSVGCKLILSARREDRLKQVKDHCLKQNPGIGTGDIFILPLDLLDFGSHANAVEVVLKYFKKIDVLVNNAGRSQRALWEKTSLEVDKAMLNVNVLGLLSLTKCILPQMIKQNYGRIVITSSLAGKLGAPGLGSYSGSKHALHTLGVEMKPTEKRMTAERCAYLMSVAMANDLDEVWLSGNPELFFLYLYQYFPTITRRLGRRIGAKRVKKLQSGMTNLH from the exons ATGTTTGACTTGTTAGTTGTTTTTGGAGTGGCATtattatttatacaaataataaGAATATTATTAAGCGACTGTGATCTTCATTTACAATGGTACTGCAAGTTCGGAGAGACACCAG cCTCACTGAAAGGCAAAGTGGTATGGATAACGGGTGCTTCCAGTGGCATTGGAGAAGCTCTGGCATACAAATTATCATCAGTTGGATGCAAACTTATATTATCAGCAAGAAGAGAAGATAGATTGAAACAAGTCAAAGATCACTGTCTAAAAC AAAATCCAGGAATTGGGACCGGAGACATCTTTATTTTACCACTTGATCTTTTGGATTTTGGAAGTCATGCAAATGCAGTTGAAGTTgtacttaaatatttcaaaaag atAGACGTGCTTGTAAATAATGCTGGTCGATCACAGAGAGCATTATGGGAGAAAACAAGTCTTGAAGTTGATAAAGCAATGTTAAATGTAAATGTTCTCGGTCTTCTGTCACTAACAAAATGTATCTTACCACAAATGATTAAACAAAACTATGGAAGGATTGTTATTACAAGTAGTTTGGCAGGAAAGTTAG GAGCACCAGGACTAGGTTCTTATAGTGGATCAAAACATGCCTTACAT ACATTAGGAGTGGAAATGAAACCTACAGAGAAAAGAATGACTGCCGAACGATGCGCTTATCTTATGTCTGTTGCAATGGCAAATGATTTAGATGAAGTTTGGTTATCAGGAAACCCAGAACtgttctttttatatctataccAATATTTTCCTACTATAACAAGAAG attAGGAAGACGTATAGGTGCCAAACGTGTCAAGAAGCTTCAATCTGGAATGACAAATTTACACTAA